From the Acidobacteriota bacterium genome, one window contains:
- the serB gene encoding phosphoserine phosphatase SerB: protein MTAPSALLIRVTGHDRPGLTHALTSILARYDVRVLDIGQAVIHDGLAFGILIELREELRSSALLTDLLLESHALGVEVKFSASTAEEYAAWVNAQARRRFIVTLLGPAIGASHIAQVSGVLAQAGLNIDRIDRLSSRVPLQLDEAQPRFCVEFTATAPSAATLVDEDAVRTGLATLTESGDVDVAFQHDSIFRRNRRLVAFDMDSTLIQGEVIDELAVLAGAGDQVRAITEAAMRGELDFQQSFRRRVALLKGLPEAALQQVIARIPLTDGAERLVATLQRLGYKTAILSGGFTFFGSVLQQRLGIDHLHANTLEIRDGVVTGEVVLPIVDGARKAEMLQVIAASEGLSLEQCIAVGDGANDLPMLRLAGLGIAFRAKPLVRSSAKQSISSMGLDGILYLIGVRDRDIGV, encoded by the coding sequence TTGACCGCGCCAAGCGCCCTGCTGATCCGGGTGACCGGTCACGACCGGCCCGGGCTGACGCACGCCCTCACCTCCATTCTCGCGCGCTACGACGTGCGCGTGCTCGACATCGGCCAGGCGGTGATCCACGACGGTCTCGCCTTCGGCATCCTGATCGAGCTGCGCGAAGAACTGCGCTCGTCGGCCCTGCTCACCGACCTGCTGCTTGAATCGCATGCCCTGGGTGTCGAAGTGAAGTTCTCGGCCTCGACCGCCGAGGAATACGCCGCCTGGGTCAACGCGCAAGCTCGCCGGCGATTCATCGTCACGCTGCTTGGTCCCGCCATCGGCGCGTCGCACATCGCCCAGGTTTCGGGCGTGCTGGCGCAGGCCGGGCTCAACATCGACCGCATCGACCGCCTGTCGTCGCGGGTGCCGTTGCAACTGGACGAGGCGCAGCCTCGGTTTTGCGTGGAGTTCACGGCGACCGCGCCGAGCGCGGCGACGCTGGTCGATGAAGATGCCGTGCGCACGGGCTTAGCGACGCTGACGGAGTCGGGCGACGTGGACGTTGCGTTCCAGCACGACTCTATTTTTCGCCGCAACCGGCGACTGGTGGCGTTCGACATGGACTCGACGCTGATTCAGGGCGAAGTGATCGACGAACTGGCTGTGCTGGCCGGCGCCGGCGACCAGGTACGCGCGATCACCGAGGCGGCCATGCGCGGCGAACTCGACTTCCAGCAGTCGTTCCGCAGGCGAGTGGCGCTACTGAAGGGCCTGCCGGAAGCGGCGCTGCAGCAGGTGATCGCGCGCATACCGCTTACCGACGGCGCCGAGCGCCTCGTCGCGACGCTGCAGCGGCTCGGCTACAAGACGGCCATCCTGTCTGGCGGTTTCACGTTCTTCGGCAGCGTGCTGCAGCAGCGGCTCGGCATCGACCACCTGCACGCCAACACGCTGGAGATTCGCGACGGCGTGGTCACCGGCGAGGTAGTGCTGCCGATCGTGGACGGCGCACGCAAGGCCGAGATGCTGCAGGTGATTGCCGCGAGCGAGGGCCTGAGCCTCGAGCAGTGCATTGCCGTCGGCGACGGCGCCAACGACCTGCCGATGCTACGGTTGGCCGGACTAGGGATCGCCTTCCGGGCCAAGCCGCTGGTGCGCTCGAGCGCGAAGCAGTCGATTTCGTCGATGGGCCTCGACGGGATTCTCTACCTGATTGGCGTCCGCGATCGCGATATCGGGGTCTGA
- a CDS encoding DUF2442 domain-containing protein — protein sequence MNYHIVEARHVRAHTLWLRFRDGTAGEIDLAPELLGPVMEPLKDVAFFATFAIHPEFHTLTWSNGADFAPEFLHDNVQVVA from the coding sequence ATGAACTATCACATCGTTGAAGCGCGGCATGTTCGGGCGCACACACTGTGGCTAAGGTTTCGGGATGGGACGGCTGGCGAGATTGATTTGGCTCCTGAGCTGCTCGGGCCAGTTATGGAGCCGCTCAAGGACGTCGCGTTCTTCGCTACCTTCGCGATTCATCCCGAGTTTCACACGCTGACCTGGTCGAACGGAGCAGACTTCGCGCCCGAGTTCCTGCACGACAACGTCCAGGTGGTCGCCTAG
- a CDS encoding AMP-binding protein, producing MAPQTVWTVFAATVARFGKRVAIEVQRPDRVDRFTYQQLYDLAVAHGVWLAAGGVQPGDRCAILAHNDAHWCAVYLGILRAGATAVPLDTNYSAKQVATIVKDSGARLLFVSERLRPVVAEALNAGLIDPQIDIADVHSSPGTATALSPEAQYPPTAPAVILYTSGTTSDPKGVVLTHANLLAERDAAFKVVTVTDQDALLGVLPLFHSLAQLANLLLPFAAGARVVYLETVNSADLVRALKERQITIFCCVPQFFYLIHQRVMQQVQKSGLVTRVVFRALLALNFRLRRMGLNLGPVFFGKVHDVMGRKMRLLVTGGSKFDPAIGRDLYSLGFTILQAYGLTETSACASINTPDEAHIDTVGKPLPGMAIKILPPEAGAADGEIAVQGPIVMAGYYNRPDVTAQVMQDGWFLTGDLGRMDAEGRLQITGRKKEMIVLASGKNIYPEEIEAHYRQSPFVKEICVMGLAEPGRPSTERLFAAVVPDMDLMRERKIVNAGDILRFELEGLAVGLPAHKRVLGYDIWFEPLPRTTTQKIKRHEVERRVCERQLAATADAAAPLSDQHQAWLDDAHVGDAAAVIQARLRDGVRLRPDANLELDLGLDSMERVELLTELEQRFNVRVPQAATHEIFTVAQLVEAVRPGLENDPHTKGLSTSDESWSVLLRDLPPVTDPVLGGLLERKPIVTPLTFVLSKVARVALGRVRVTGLDQLPARGAFIISPNHQSYLDPLFVSGVLPYRVWRQLFYVGAVEYFETPFTRWFARTVNLVPVDADSNLVPAMKAGAFGLSHGKVLVLFPEGERSIDGTVKKFKKGAPILAQHLGVPIVPVAIKGVYEIWPRNRPLNWRRLLPFSGHRVTVAFGEPMRFDEKASYADSTAQLRERVVEMWGMSG from the coding sequence TTGGCCCCTCAAACTGTCTGGACAGTCTTTGCTGCCACGGTCGCCCGGTTCGGCAAGCGCGTGGCGATCGAAGTGCAGCGCCCCGACCGCGTCGATCGCTTCACCTACCAGCAGCTCTACGACCTGGCGGTCGCCCACGGCGTGTGGCTGGCCGCTGGCGGCGTGCAGCCGGGCGACCGCTGCGCCATCCTCGCCCACAACGACGCGCACTGGTGCGCGGTCTACCTGGGGATCCTGCGGGCCGGTGCCACCGCGGTACCGCTCGACACCAACTACTCGGCCAAACAGGTCGCGACCATCGTCAAGGACTCGGGCGCGCGCCTGCTGTTCGTCAGCGAGCGACTCCGGCCGGTCGTGGCTGAAGCGCTCAATGCCGGACTGATCGATCCCCAGATCGACATCGCCGACGTCCACTCGTCTCCGGGCACGGCGACGGCTCTGTCACCCGAGGCGCAGTACCCACCTACGGCACCCGCGGTGATCCTGTACACCTCGGGGACCACGTCGGACCCGAAGGGCGTGGTGTTGACGCACGCCAACCTGCTGGCCGAGCGCGATGCCGCCTTCAAGGTGGTGACGGTCACCGACCAGGACGCGCTGCTGGGCGTGTTGCCGCTGTTCCACTCGCTGGCGCAGCTGGCCAACCTCCTGCTGCCATTCGCCGCCGGCGCCCGCGTCGTCTACCTGGAGACTGTCAACTCCGCCGACCTGGTGCGCGCGCTCAAGGAGCGGCAGATCACGATCTTCTGCTGCGTGCCGCAGTTCTTCTACCTGATCCACCAGCGGGTGATGCAGCAGGTGCAGAAGTCGGGCCTGGTGACGCGCGTGGTCTTCCGAGCACTGCTCGCCCTGAACTTTCGCCTGCGCCGCATGGGTCTCAACCTGGGGCCGGTGTTTTTCGGCAAGGTGCACGACGTGATGGGCCGGAAGATGCGGCTGCTGGTCACCGGCGGCTCCAAGTTCGACCCGGCGATTGGGCGCGACCTCTACTCGCTGGGCTTCACCATCCTGCAGGCCTATGGCCTGACCGAGACGAGCGCCTGCGCCAGCATCAACACGCCGGACGAGGCCCACATCGACACCGTGGGCAAGCCGCTGCCGGGCATGGCGATCAAGATCCTGCCGCCCGAGGCCGGAGCGGCCGATGGTGAGATCGCGGTGCAGGGCCCGATCGTGATGGCGGGCTACTACAACCGGCCCGACGTGACCGCGCAGGTCATGCAGGATGGCTGGTTCCTGACCGGCGACCTGGGCCGCATGGACGCCGAGGGCCGGCTGCAGATCACCGGCCGCAAGAAGGAAATGATCGTCCTGGCCTCGGGCAAGAACATCTATCCCGAAGAGATCGAAGCGCATTACCGGCAGTCGCCCTTCGTGAAGGAGATCTGCGTGATGGGCCTGGCCGAGCCGGGCCGGCCGAGTACCGAGCGGCTGTTTGCCGCGGTGGTGCCGGACATGGACCTGATGCGCGAGCGGAAGATCGTCAACGCCGGCGACATCCTGCGCTTCGAGCTCGAAGGCCTCGCGGTCGGCCTGCCGGCGCACAAGCGCGTGCTCGGCTACGACATCTGGTTCGAGCCGTTGCCGCGTACCACCACCCAGAAGATCAAGCGGCACGAGGTCGAGCGGCGGGTGTGCGAGCGCCAGCTGGCGGCGACCGCGGACGCCGCGGCGCCGTTGTCGGATCAGCACCAGGCGTGGCTGGACGACGCGCATGTGGGGGACGCGGCCGCGGTGATCCAGGCGCGCCTGCGCGACGGCGTGAGGCTGCGTCCCGACGCGAACCTCGAGCTGGACCTCGGGCTCGACTCGATGGAGCGGGTGGAACTGCTGACCGAGTTGGAGCAGCGCTTCAATGTCAGGGTGCCGCAGGCCGCGACCCACGAGATCTTCACCGTGGCGCAACTGGTGGAGGCGGTGCGGCCAGGCCTCGAGAACGACCCCCACACCAAAGGGCTGTCGACGAGCGACGAGTCGTGGTCGGTCTTGCTGCGCGACCTGCCGCCGGTAACCGACCCGGTGCTCGGGGGCTTGCTCGAACGGAAGCCCATCGTGACGCCACTCACGTTCGTGCTGTCGAAGGTCGCGCGCGTGGCGTTGGGCCGTGTCAGGGTGACCGGGCTCGACCAGCTGCCGGCACGCGGCGCGTTCATCATCAGCCCGAATCACCAGAGCTACCTCGATCCGCTCTTTGTCAGCGGCGTGCTGCCGTACCGCGTGTGGCGCCAGCTGTTCTACGTGGGCGCGGTTGAGTACTTCGAGACGCCGTTCACCCGGTGGTTCGCGCGCACCGTCAACCTGGTGCCGGTGGACGCCGACTCAAACCTGGTGCCGGCCATGAAGGCCGGCGCGTTCGGCCTGTCGCACGGCAAGGTGCTGGTGCTGTTCCCCGAAGGGGAGCGCTCCATCGACGGCACGGTCAAGAAGTTCAAGAAGGGCGCGCCAATCCTGGCACAGCACCTCGGCGTGCCGATCGTTCCCGTGGCGATCAAGGGCGTCTACGAAATCTGGCCGCGCAACCGTCCCTTGAACTGGCGGCGGCTGCTGCCGTTCAGCGGCCACCGCGTGACGGTGGCGTTCGGCGAGCCGATGAGGTTTGACGAAAAGGCCAGCTACGCCGACAGTACCGCGCAGCTCCGCGAGCGCGTGGTCGAGATGTGGGGAATGTCCGGCTAA
- a CDS encoding glycine cleavage T C-terminal barrel domain-containing protein, translating to MFSLDGYRALRTDGGVARRTDRAVLAITGSDRAAWLQGLVTNDVASLAPGDSRYATYLTPQGRMITDLTVTARPDRLLLDVPAPLAAALCERLDGLIFAEDAQVSEQGDALELWTAILPGERGALVDAIVDAGQPHGLPYPEISLDTFEVVRIERGIPRFLVDMDNETIPLEAGIEDRAISFTKGCYVGQEVIVRVTHRGGGRVAKKLVRWKADPSAAVVPLPGSRIFAGEGEKDIGRVTSAAFSPAREAVVGLGYVHRDFVAAGTEVTVVWNDSRSKVTIE from the coding sequence ATGTTTTCCCTCGACGGCTACCGGGCCCTCCGGACGGACGGCGGCGTGGCCAGGCGAACTGACCGTGCCGTTTTGGCGATTACCGGCTCCGATCGGGCGGCCTGGCTGCAGGGTCTGGTGACCAACGACGTGGCTTCGCTTGCGCCCGGCGACAGCCGGTATGCGACGTATCTGACGCCCCAGGGCCGGATGATCACCGACCTGACGGTGACGGCCCGGCCCGACCGGCTGCTGCTGGACGTTCCGGCGCCGCTCGCCGCGGCGCTCTGCGAGCGGCTCGACGGCTTGATCTTCGCCGAAGACGCCCAGGTGAGCGAGCAGGGCGACGCCCTCGAGCTGTGGACGGCGATCCTCCCCGGCGAACGCGGCGCGTTGGTCGATGCCATCGTGGATGCTGGCCAGCCACACGGTTTGCCGTATCCGGAGATCAGCCTCGACACCTTCGAGGTGGTGCGTATTGAGCGCGGCATCCCGCGGTTCCTGGTCGACATGGACAACGAAACCATCCCCCTCGAGGCCGGCATCGAAGACCGCGCCATCTCGTTCACTAAGGGGTGCTACGTCGGCCAGGAGGTGATCGTCCGGGTCACGCACCGCGGCGGCGGGCGCGTGGCGAAGAAACTGGTGCGCTGGAAGGCGGATCCGTCAGCCGCCGTCGTGCCGCTTCCCGGCTCCCGCATCTTTGCCGGAGAGGGAGAGAAGGACATCGGTCGCGTCACGAGCGCCGCATTCTCGCCGGCGCGCGAGGCCGTGGTCGGGCTGGGCTATGTGCATCGGGATTTCGTCGCCGCGGGTACGGAAGTCACAGTCGTATGGAATGATTCCCGGTCGAAGGTGACCATCGAATGA
- a CDS encoding carboxypeptidase-like regulatory domain-containing protein gives MSLRLTIALVILALSADGEAGQSAAGPPGFKPLPPGTGSISGRVADAQSGEPFANVAISLAALRTVGGSQQTTTDATGFYQFMNLAEHEYHVLAMDSLYLRTCYGATDATQAVCGPVVVGHDQHRTGIDFRLSLAAVLRGRVIDAEGRPVGGATVSAALGPSVSPSIFLGSTAQTKADGTFELLRLPSGDTVLSLDLPVTADRPRAPTVFYPGVAATESAETIRVSGGLVTSGITFRYPKITARSLTARISVPASGATGIKAWLYRVEPRMVRAIALDADGAGTVPGLLEGRYFIAAHAQGDSEPLVAFEVANVLDDTVELGLLLQEPGRITGRIVAEKDGLPPLTDLRVAAEWIDDGEEINPLAADDVEVSADGAFRIDGLFGLRRVQLLGLSPEWRVQSIRQGRNEVPATGITVASGATLDVVITVGRR, from the coding sequence ATGTCACTTCGCCTGACCATCGCGCTCGTCATCCTCGCCTTGTCCGCGGACGGCGAGGCCGGGCAGTCTGCTGCCGGGCCCCCGGGGTTCAAACCCCTGCCGCCCGGCACCGGCTCCATCTCGGGGCGCGTCGCTGACGCGCAATCCGGAGAACCCTTCGCAAACGTTGCTATAAGTCTGGCAGCGCTGAGGACTGTTGGCGGGAGCCAACAAACCACGACCGACGCAACGGGCTTCTACCAGTTCATGAACCTGGCCGAGCACGAATACCACGTCCTCGCCATGGACTCGTTGTATCTGCGAACTTGTTACGGCGCGACAGATGCGACCCAAGCCGTCTGCGGCCCGGTCGTCGTCGGGCACGATCAGCATCGAACGGGGATCGACTTCCGGTTGAGTCTCGCTGCCGTGCTTCGTGGCCGCGTCATTGACGCAGAGGGCCGGCCGGTGGGCGGAGCGACGGTCAGTGCCGCCCTTGGACCTTCGGTGTCGCCGTCAATCTTCCTCGGGTCAACGGCTCAGACCAAGGCTGACGGTACGTTCGAGCTCCTTCGGCTGCCGAGCGGTGACACCGTGTTGTCGCTGGACCTGCCGGTGACCGCCGACCGGCCACGGGCGCCAACCGTCTTCTATCCCGGAGTCGCCGCCACTGAGTCGGCCGAAACCATCCGTGTGAGCGGCGGCCTCGTAACCTCGGGCATCACCTTCAGGTACCCAAAGATTACGGCCCGTTCGCTCACCGCCCGCATCTCGGTTCCCGCAAGCGGTGCGACGGGCATCAAGGCCTGGCTCTACCGCGTCGAGCCGCGCATGGTCCGGGCGATCGCGCTCGACGCCGACGGTGCGGGCACGGTTCCCGGGCTGCTCGAGGGCCGCTATTTCATCGCGGCACACGCGCAAGGCGACAGCGAGCCGTTGGTGGCGTTCGAGGTGGCCAACGTCCTCGACGACACCGTGGAGCTGGGGCTGCTGCTACAGGAACCGGGGCGAATCACCGGCCGGATCGTGGCAGAGAAAGACGGCTTGCCCCCTCTAACCGACCTGCGTGTGGCGGCGGAGTGGATCGACGATGGCGAAGAGATCAATCCGCTGGCTGCGGACGATGTGGAGGTTAGTGCCGATGGCGCGTTCCGCATCGACGGCCTGTTTGGGTTGCGTCGCGTGCAGTTGCTCGGCCTGTCACCGGAGTGGCGGGTTCAATCCATTCGGCAGGGCCGCAACGAGGTACCCGCGACTGGCATCACCGTCGCCTCGGGAGCAACGCTCGACGTCGTGATCACCGTCGGCCGGCGATAG
- a CDS encoding DUF4160 domain-containing protein — protein sequence MPEISRFLGIVIGMFYREHGRAHFHAVYGDFEASIEVVPVVVHGELPPTVLRLVLEWASLHEAELLENWQLARGGQPLKKIKPLE from the coding sequence ATGCCTGAAATCTCCCGCTTTCTCGGCATCGTGATCGGCATGTTCTACCGCGAGCATGGTCGCGCCCATTTCCATGCCGTCTATGGCGATTTCGAGGCCTCCATTGAAGTCGTCCCCGTGGTTGTTCACGGCGAGCTGCCGCCGACGGTTCTGCGGCTGGTCCTTGAATGGGCGAGCCTCCACGAGGCAGAATTGCTGGAGAATTGGCAGCTTGCCCGTGGAGGGCAGCCGCTCAAGAAGATCAAGCCGTTGGAGTAA
- a CDS encoding GMC family oxidoreductase, whose translation MTTTFDIVIIGSGAGGGTMARELADTGARILVLERGGFVAQEEQNWSADSVWRQLRYRTSETWLDESGTPFRPYTHYCVGGNTKFWGTVMYRLRPEDFGEVQHVDGVSPAWPIDYATLAPYYERAEQLYGVHGEAGADPTEGPRGPYPHPPVPHARMVGEIVDRLKLQGLHPSALPLGLQPNCILCNTCNSFPCKIHAKSDAEVCGISPAIKQSNVTLWTTALARRLITDATGKRVEAVEVERAGETIRVSAPLVIVSCGAVNSAALLLRSANDKHPGGLANSSGLVGKRYMAHLATMMQGFHPFRVNDTVFQKTVAINDFYFKGPNRPFPLGQIQSQGRTHGVMAQTVVRQVPVWAYDMWVARGVDWLAMTEDLPRAENRVTLAPDGTIRLHYRPNNLRAHEQLVRETKRMLRRLGAWIVVAHSHKSKNTTHQCGTLVFGTDPRESVLDTYCRAHDVENLFVVDASFFPSSAAVNPGLTIVAQALRSAEHIRASHL comes from the coding sequence GTGACGACGACGTTCGACATCGTCATCATTGGCAGTGGCGCCGGCGGCGGCACCATGGCGCGCGAGCTCGCCGACACCGGCGCAAGGATCCTCGTGCTCGAACGCGGCGGCTTCGTTGCGCAAGAGGAGCAGAACTGGAGCGCCGACTCGGTGTGGCGGCAGTTACGCTACCGCACCTCCGAAACGTGGCTCGACGAGAGCGGCACGCCGTTCCGGCCGTACACGCATTACTGCGTCGGCGGGAACACCAAGTTCTGGGGCACGGTGATGTATCGCCTGCGGCCGGAAGACTTCGGCGAGGTCCAGCACGTCGATGGCGTTTCGCCGGCGTGGCCGATCGACTACGCGACGCTGGCGCCGTACTACGAACGCGCGGAGCAACTGTACGGTGTGCACGGCGAAGCGGGCGCGGATCCCACTGAGGGGCCGCGCGGGCCCTATCCGCATCCGCCGGTTCCACACGCGCGGATGGTCGGCGAAATCGTCGATCGGCTGAAGCTGCAGGGACTGCACCCGTCGGCGCTGCCGCTCGGGCTGCAGCCAAACTGCATTCTCTGCAACACGTGCAACTCGTTCCCGTGCAAGATTCACGCAAAGAGCGACGCCGAGGTGTGTGGCATCAGCCCGGCGATCAAGCAGTCGAACGTCACGCTGTGGACCACCGCCCTGGCCCGCCGGTTGATTACCGACGCGACCGGCAAGCGGGTTGAGGCGGTGGAGGTCGAGCGAGCCGGGGAAACGATCCGGGTATCGGCGCCGCTCGTGATCGTCTCGTGCGGCGCGGTGAACTCGGCCGCGCTGCTGCTGCGGTCGGCCAACGACAAACATCCCGGAGGCCTGGCCAACTCGTCGGGTCTGGTCGGCAAGCGCTACATGGCGCACCTGGCGACCATGATGCAGGGGTTTCATCCCTTCCGGGTGAACGACACCGTCTTCCAGAAGACCGTTGCGATCAACGACTTCTACTTCAAGGGACCGAACCGCCCCTTTCCGCTAGGCCAGATCCAGTCGCAGGGCCGAACGCACGGCGTGATGGCGCAGACCGTGGTACGCCAGGTCCCGGTGTGGGCCTACGACATGTGGGTGGCCCGGGGCGTGGACTGGCTGGCGATGACCGAAGATCTGCCCCGCGCCGAGAACCGGGTGACGCTGGCGCCGGACGGAACGATCCGGCTGCACTACCGGCCCAACAACCTGCGCGCCCATGAGCAGTTGGTGCGCGAAACCAAGCGGATGCTACGCAGGCTTGGCGCCTGGATCGTCGTGGCGCACTCGCACAAATCCAAGAACACCACCCACCAATGCGGCACGCTGGTGTTCGGCACCGACCCCCGCGAATCGGTGCTCGACACCTATTGCCGCGCCCACGACGTCGAGAACCTGTTCGTCGTGGACGCGTCGTTCTTCCCGTCATCCGCGGCGGTCAATCCGGGGCTGACGATCGTGGCGCAGGCATTGCGCTCGGCCGAACACATCCGCGCGTCCCATCTTTAG
- a CDS encoding alpha/beta fold hydrolase, protein MTLFHLTGVALTVLLMVSGAAAQAPRPAADAADTQFLVFFRSQPIGREEVVVVRSGDEWVVRGSSRLGPPIDITSRTAEVVYDAQWQPKSLLVDGVVRGQDVTVKTIFAKGQASNVISVQGAPQTKVDPVSADAVVLPNAFLGSYAALAMRLQGLKPGVELKAYVAPQAEVTIRLLATAAERIDTPRVTINATKYSLLFINPAPAGELPFELWTGPAGNLLRLSIPSQTLEMAREDIASSASRTAAFSLPGDEAVTIPATGFNLAGSITKPANATAPLPALILIGGSGPTDRDETVAGIPVFGQLARDLVAAGFIVVRYDKRGVGQSGGRSESVTIADYAEDARSVLVWLEKRKDVDKERIGLVGHSEGALVAMLLAGRERGKVGAMALLAGPSASGATIVLEQQKHLLDQMKIDDGQRAEKVALQEKINAAVVSGRGWQDLPEEARKVADTPWFYSFLTFDPERAMRDTRQPVLIVQGELDTQVKPHHADQLAEYARARRTKTETEVVKVPGVNHLLVAAKTGEVAEYASLGPTAKIAPEVGAAIAAFMTRALRD, encoded by the coding sequence GTGACTCTCTTCCATCTTACCGGCGTTGCCCTCACGGTTCTCCTGATGGTCTCGGGCGCCGCCGCCCAGGCGCCGCGGCCGGCGGCCGACGCAGCCGACACCCAGTTCCTCGTGTTCTTCCGCTCCCAGCCGATCGGCCGCGAGGAAGTGGTGGTGGTGCGCAGCGGCGACGAGTGGGTCGTGCGCGGCTCGAGCCGCCTGGGTCCGCCGATCGACATCACGTCGCGGACCGCCGAGGTGGTGTACGACGCGCAGTGGCAGCCCAAATCGCTGCTCGTTGACGGCGTCGTCCGCGGACAGGACGTGACCGTGAAAACCATCTTCGCCAAGGGCCAGGCCTCGAACGTAATCTCGGTACAGGGCGCGCCGCAGACGAAAGTCGATCCGGTGTCCGCCGATGCCGTGGTGCTGCCCAATGCGTTTCTCGGTTCGTACGCGGCGCTGGCCATGCGCCTGCAGGGCTTGAAGCCCGGCGTCGAGCTGAAGGCCTACGTGGCGCCGCAAGCCGAGGTGACGATCAGGCTGCTGGCGACGGCGGCCGAACGCATCGACACGCCTCGCGTGACCATCAATGCCACGAAATACTCGCTGCTCTTCATCAATCCGGCCCCGGCGGGCGAGTTGCCGTTCGAACTGTGGACGGGTCCGGCCGGCAACCTGCTGCGCCTGAGCATTCCATCGCAGACGCTGGAAATGGCGCGCGAAGACATTGCCTCTTCGGCATCGCGCACCGCCGCGTTCTCGCTGCCAGGCGACGAGGCTGTGACCATCCCGGCCACCGGCTTCAACCTCGCCGGCTCCATCACCAAGCCGGCCAACGCCACGGCGCCGCTGCCGGCGCTAATACTGATCGGCGGCTCGGGGCCGACCGATCGTGACGAGACGGTCGCGGGGATCCCGGTGTTCGGCCAGCTCGCCCGCGACCTCGTCGCCGCCGGCTTCATCGTGGTGCGGTACGACAAGCGCGGGGTTGGCCAGAGCGGCGGCCGCTCCGAGTCGGTGACCATTGCCGACTACGCCGAAGATGCGCGGTCGGTGCTGGTGTGGCTCGAGAAGCGCAAGGACGTGGACAAGGAGCGCATTGGTCTGGTCGGTCACAGCGAGGGCGCGCTCGTGGCCATGCTGCTGGCGGGCCGCGAACGCGGCAAGGTCGGCGCCATGGCCCTGCTCGCCGGTCCATCGGCCAGCGGCGCCACCATCGTGCTCGAGCAGCAGAAACATTTGCTCGATCAGATGAAGATCGACGATGGCCAGCGGGCCGAGAAGGTGGCGCTGCAGGAGAAGATCAACGCGGCGGTCGTCTCGGGCCGCGGCTGGCAGGACCTGCCCGAAGAGGCCCGCAAGGTGGCCGACACGCCGTGGTTCTACAGCTTCCTGACCTTCGATCCGGAGCGGGCCATGCGCGACACGCGCCAGCCGGTGCTGATCGTGCAGGGTGAACTCGACACGCAGGTGAAGCCGCACCACGCCGACCAGCTCGCCGAGTACGCGAGGGCGCGCCGAACCAAGACGGAAACGGAAGTGGTGAAGGTGCCGGGCGTCAATCACCTGCTGGTCGCGGCGAAGACCGGCGAGGTGGCCGAGTATGCGTCCCTCGGTCCAACTGCCAAGATCGCGCCCGAGGTGGGCGCCGCGATTGCCGCCTTCATGACCAGGGCGCTGCGGGATTGA
- a CDS encoding Gfo/Idh/MocA family oxidoreductase yields MSAPLRIAFLGCGFITRVHSRNLRRFRSEIVCGYASRDKAKAAEFCGKFRGSGSYGDYAEAINDPNIDAVVIAVPPSFHLNLTLQALAAGKHVLVEKPAFPTMGDYEVVKEARDRAGKVVLIGENDHYKPLAIKLRQLLADGVIGEMVFGHFSTIVRRLKAADDWRNDESMAGGDAFFEEGIHWLHIAGSLGPKITSISGFQPTPSREGPDRRAKSMMVAFHYDNGAVGSLYYSREIPSLLKGLRLSKLFGRKGVITFESNGIVLLARGQGFPRIIFPGFRDIRGYQAMYRDFRQSICNGTTPEMSLERAMEDQRLMDQIYAK; encoded by the coding sequence ATGTCAGCACCCCTCCGCATCGCCTTCCTGGGCTGTGGCTTCATCACCCGGGTGCACAGCCGCAACCTGCGGCGCTTCAGGAGCGAGATCGTCTGCGGCTACGCCAGCCGCGACAAGGCCAAGGCCGCCGAGTTTTGCGGCAAGTTCCGCGGCAGCGGGAGCTACGGCGACTACGCCGAGGCCATCAACGACCCCAACATCGACGCCGTCGTCATTGCCGTGCCGCCGAGCTTCCACTTGAACCTCACGCTGCAGGCCCTCGCGGCCGGCAAGCACGTGCTGGTCGAGAAGCCGGCCTTCCCCACCATGGGCGATTACGAGGTAGTGAAGGAAGCGCGAGACCGGGCTGGCAAGGTGGTGCTGATCGGCGAGAACGATCACTACAAGCCGCTGGCGATCAAACTGCGACAGCTCCTCGCGGACGGCGTGATCGGCGAGATGGTCTTCGGCCACTTCAGCACCATCGTCAGGCGATTGAAGGCGGCCGACGATTGGCGTAACGACGAGTCGATGGCGGGTGGTGACGCCTTCTTTGAGGAAGGCATCCACTGGCTGCACATCGCCGGGAGCCTGGGACCGAAGATCACGAGCATCAGCGGCTTCCAGCCGACGCCGTCGCGCGAGGGACCTGATCGACGCGCCAAGAGCATGATGGTGGCCTTCCACTACGACAACGGCGCGGTTGGCTCGCTGTACTACTCGCGCGAGATTCCGTCGTTGCTGAAAGGCTTGCGCCTGTCCAAACTGTTCGGCCGCAAGGGTGTCATCACGTTTGAATCGAACGGCATCGTCCTGCTCGCGCGCGGCCAGGGATTTCCCCGCATCATCTTCCCCGGCTTCCGCGACATTCGCGGCTACCAGGCGATGTATCGCGACTTCCGCCAGTCGATCTGCAACGGCACCACACCCGAGATGAGCCTCGAGCGAGCGATGGAAGATCAGCGGCTCATGGACCAGATCTACGCGAAGTGA